TTTCCACCTCGGCAATGGAGCGTCCCTGAATAAGCAAATCAATAATTTCAGGAAATGCAAAAAGCCCCAGGCCCACAACCACCAGTGGAACACCGTCCATCAAGTAATCGATTCCGAAAGTATACCTATATTCGGCTACTGCCGGAGCGTCACCTACAGTTCCGAGCATCACACCGAATCCAGCTGCAAGTACGCCTTTAAGTGCATTATCTCCCGAGAGAACACCCACCATGGACATGCCGAGCACCGCCAGCATGAACAGCTCGGGAGAACCAAAGGCAAGCACCAGAGGGCGGGCTACCGGAATTATGATGCTCAAAACCGTGGCTCCGAATAGCCCGCCAATTAGCGAAGCAGTAAAGGCAGCACCTAGGGCCCTCGCCGCTTCACCTTTTTTAGCCAACGGATATCCGTCCATAATGGTTGCCTGAGAAGCGGAGGACCCCGGAATGCCCATCATCACAGATGGGAAGGTGTCTGAGGTTGGAATAACCGCAACCATACCAATGAGTAGAGGAAAGGCCACATCAGGCTCCATTCCGTATATTATGGGCAGCAAAATTGTCATTCCCACAATGCCGCCGAGCCCGGGAAGGATACCAACACACAGTCCCACAATTACACCAGTTATAAGCATTGCCAGATGTGTGGGCTCAAACAATCTCAAGAAGGTCTCTAGCATCAGATCCATTGGCAAATCTCCAGGAAGCGCAGGCGAGTTTTAAAACACAGCAATTATTCTAACTTCTCAGCAACGGCTCGAAGTCCTTAATCCACGGTAACACCGTACTTGTCTTTGATCCACTTGAGAACCCAGGCTTTGCTTTCCGGAGGAACATCCAGTACCGACTGAAAAGCCTTCGCCGCCTTCTCCCCGTAATACTGCTTGTAACCACCAAGGTTTTTTTCAATGACCTTCTGGAACTCGGGATCCTCTATCGTCTTCTTAGCCGCCTCCCGCCAGACTGCCACAATCTCCGCCGGAGTCTTTTCAGGCAACCACACTGCTTTCTGTACTGCAAATCCCGCCACAAAGAAGGCTTTCCAGGCTTCCCAGGCGGGGCCAGAAGGTTTTTTCCCGTGTACCATCTCGTAAACTTCGGGGAAGCAGGGAAGGTCCGGTTCAATGGGATCACGGACGATGTTACCTTCCTCATCCAGTACGCCCCAGGTCATCAAAGGAATAGCCTTTTTCATCTCCACCAGAGGTCGCACGTTTTCTATGTATGCTGTGGAAGTCTGATAATCTATGTTGACTTCTCCCTGTTCGAAAGCAACCCGGCCAGCTCCTCGACCTTTGTAGCCGAATACCGCTTTAACGTTTAGACCGAGCATGTCGAAAGCCAGCAGTGGAACCAGATCCAGAGAGGTAACACCCTGAGAAGCATACACCAACTCTTTCTTAAACCCTTTGAGATCTGCCGCTGACTTAACACCCAGATCGGGGTTGATGTACACAACACCGCCCGTACTTGAAGCTAAGACAATATGATACTTTGAGAAATCGTACTTCACCTTACTGTTTCCAAGAAGATAGGGAAAGGTGGTGGAACCCGAAGATCCGAAGATTGTTAGCCCGTCCGGACGTGCCCGTTCGTGAAAGTAGTTCGCACCAACGATGCTTCCTCCACCGGGCATGTTCTTGATAACTATTGTCGGATTGCCGGGCAGGTACTTTTGAAGGTAAGGGGCGTAAAGGCGTGCCCACACGTCACTTCCTCCACCTACGCTGAACGGTATAATCCACTTAATCGTCTTCCCGGAGAAATCGACTTCAGCATTTGCTGAAGTAACCAGTCCAAAGGCTGTGATAAAAGCAACAACCAATGCCCAGACCTTTTTCTTACACATGCCTTCCTCCTTTTCTCATGCTAAGGTTCACCCACTTCACGCGACGCTTACCAGGTATTGATAAAATCCACCTTTTTATTGCGCCTCCGTAAAAGTAACCACAGTCTCGGCAAGCACACTGTAGTCGGGATCCGTGACCTTAAGAGTATAACTCCCGGCCCTGATGATCTTCTTTGATATGAAACGGCTGCAGTCCCACACCACTTCCCAGTTACCTTTATCATCTGCAATGGGAGTTTTGTCCAAGGCAAAACTGATGTCTGTAATCACACCATCGTCAGCCACGAAAAGTATTGCCAGCTCCTGACCGGGAGAGAATCCCGATCCCTTAAGCCGAACCTCTACTTTTTTGCCTAACTTAACCTGCGCTGGTTCGACCCAAAATTTAACGTCAGCAAAGGCCATTGACAGGGTGCACAAAAGCAAAACCAATCCCCCAATAATTGCTCGCTTCATAAGACCCTCCTCCGTGATTTTTGGAACTCCCTCCATCAACCTATGGTTTTACATCTCCCAGAAACAACCCCGGACACCCCCGTTAAGGGGCATCATATTCGACAATCACCCTGAAACAACATCTCAAAGAAAAATGGCTAGAAGCCTTTTGGGAACTCTTCAGCGTTTTTTAAAAGAGCAGCGTACCGATAGATCCCGTGAATGAATTTACTACAGGGAGTCAGGAAAAAAAGACCCGCTACCAAGCCTAAATGAACCGTCAGTAACAAACCCATGAGCACAGTACCCCTCAGCAAAAGCAAAAATATACCGCTAAAGGCAATCAGAAAAAGCAGAGCAAGCATGAACAGGTCATGGATCGTGGATTTTCGATCGGAAGGATTGCTGTCAATGCGGTATTTCAGATAGACGAGCCCCGATGTTCCAACCAAAATTGCAAAGCCTCCGACTGTTCCGAGAACCACGGGTAAGCTGAACCAGGAATAGGGACCGGCAATACCGAGAACGTGATGGTAATAAAAAGCTGCGGTAGTCGCCCCAAAACAAAGTAAGAAGCCGTAAAAAACGGCATGGTGAAGGTAGCGCCTTTTCATGGAGAACTCTTCAGCCGGGTAATTACACCCTACTCCACGGCCTCCCAAAAATTCTAGAGTCAAGGCATTTTTCAGTGCTCTTGCATGTAATGTCAGCGAGTTCCAGGCCCCGGCAGAGCCACCCATAGCCGCCCATAGGTTCCTTACACCCTTTACAATTCCAAAAATAGCCCACATTGCAAGGAGGGAGAACAATAGGATTATCAACGGATAGGGAACTACGGAATAAAATAGACCAGCCTTTGTATCAAGAGATTCAGGGGTGTTTCCCCAAATAAATCCCAACAACCCGAAAAAGGCAATAGAGGCCACAACAACAGATATCGATAAAAGTACTCCCCATTTCCCCAAAAAAAATCCGGTCCACGAAGGCCACACACAGCTTTTATAAGTGGTCATTCGCAATTGTGCCATAACTCTGGGAAAGTTCACATTAAAAGGATGAGGAGGAGCATACTGACAGGCATAATAACAATCGCGACAGTTATGACAAAGGTTGGCTAGATATATGATATCCTCACGCGAGAAGGTTCTCCTGAGTTCCATGGCCGGAAACACGGCACAAAACCCTTCGCAGTAACGGCAAGCATTACAAATGGTAAGCACCCTTTCAGCTTCTTTGTAAGGATCGGATAACATACCTGACCGCTTCCTTTCCGGCTTCTATCCCAAAAACGGTGCCTATGGTCATGCCAAACCCTGCAAGATAGCCGCGTCCAAGAATATTCCCCGCCATGATTTCTCCAGCGGCAAAAATATTGGGAAAAGGTCCGTCAGGACCAACCACGCGAGCCGAAGCGTCAACCTTAACCCCCAAGTAAGTAAAGGTAATTCCAGGCCGCAGAGGATAGGCGTAGAAAGGTGGTCTATCGATTCTTCGGGCCCAGTGACTTTTGGGCGGAGAAATACCTCGGGCCACACAATTATCCAATCGCGCAGGATCGAAATCCCTTTCTTCCACGGCAGCGTTAAACTGATCTACAGTCAATTTTAGAGCTTTGGGATCTATACCCAGCTTTTCACCCAGATTTTCAACCGTTTCTGCCGTAATCGGTGGAAACACCGAAGGCATAAAAAGATCCAGAGCTTTGGCGTCGATGATCGCGTAGGCAATCTGATCGGGTTGCTGAGCTACAAGCCTACCCCAGATGGCGTATCTCTTCGGCCAGAAATCTTCACCCTCATCATAAAAACGCTTAGCCTCCCTGTTAACCACAATGCCGAAGGTGATACAATCCAGTCTTGTGACGATACCACCGTCGAATTCGGGGGCCCGCGCATCCACCGCAACGGCATGGCACTGTGTCGGATCACCAACGGGCACGGCACCATGTTTTAGAAGTGCCTTCAGCATACGCCCTCTATTGTAAGGTGTGCCCCGAATGACAAAGCGATCTGCCGCCTCGCCCCAGTATTCCTTTATCCATTCCTTATTGGCCTGAAATCCCCCTGTGGCAACAACCAGACTTCGAGCTTCAATTGGCCGTACCAGATTATCTATCCTCACATGAAGCCGTCTGAAAAGACCATCTTCTATTTCCAAATCCACTGCTTCAGCACAGGTCAGGATTTCAACCCCCAGCTGCCGGGCCTTCCTGTAATATGCATTAACAAGAGCCTTACCACCTCCCAGAAAGAAGGCGTTTGTCCTTGATAAATGCAGAGTTCCCCGCATGGCTGGCTGAAAACGACAACCATGAGCTTCCATCCATCGGCCCAGGTCCCTCGAACGCTTTATGGTCAATCGTGCGAGTTCCTCATCGGTATGCCCACCTGTTACGGCCATCAAATCCTCAAAAAACTCCTCTTCTGAGTACGGACCAGTCAGGTAATCATTAGCACTCGCATGGACATACCGAATATTTCGTGTATGCCGACTATTGCCACCACGGCACCATCCCGGTGCACTTTCCAATAACAAAACATCCGCACCCGCTTCTCTAGCGGTCATGGCGGCACATAATGCTGCGTTGCCACCGCCTGCAACAATTACGTCATAATTTTTCGTTTCAAAAGGACGATGAGTCACTTTGTATCCTCAGATCAGGTCAGACAATCTATGAAACCAGGGCTTATCTGTGGTTGCAAAAGAAAGATAGTTTCAATTTTTGTGCCTAAAAGATGTGAAAATCCTACAATAGCAAAAAATTAAATTCTTACTTTAGGGCAGGAGTACACACAAAAGTCGCACCTACCAGGCCGCTACGGGCTTTCCTGATGCCAAAAGGGAAGTGGCCTCTTCCAGGCATTGCAAGTCTCACGACATATGTGATATTAGTGTTAATGTTATGTTTCATTCACGAAACACTTCGTTATGATAAGGTGACATGCCATGAAACAAAAGCCCCTAAAATTAGGAGTCTTTGCTTCCAGTGACTCTCTCATGAAAGCTATTCTTGATGTCAGGGAAGAATACGAGGACATAGACTTCCTGATTTCAGGGAAGAGCCTGGACGATGCCCTGGAAGAAGGGCAAAAAATGATAAGGCAGGGCGTAGAAGCTATTATAAGCCGGCGTGGAACAGCGCACTTACTGCGCCAGCACCTGAAAGTTCCGATTGTATCCTTGCCTCACTTTACTGTGGAATTGATAGCAAGTCTTCGAAAAGCCTCTGCATACGGCAGGAAGGTTCTCCTGCCTTGTTTCGGGGATGATCTGATAGACTTGGGTACATTATCCAAGCTTCTAAATATTGAAATAGTACAGGGCTATTATACAGACAAAAAGAGCCTTTTCCGATCTGTCGAATGGGGTAAACAGCAGGGATGCTCGGTGGCACTGGGCGGTAACCGTACGCGAGAAGCAGCCCAAGCGGTAGGTCTTCCCTTTGTGGAAATAGCTGTATCACACGAGGAAGTTCGAGCCGCCATTGAAAATGCCCGATCGGTAGCCATATCCAACCGTGCTTACCGCACTCTGGCTTCTCACTATCAGGGTATTCTCGATGCCGCTTCCGAGGGTATAATAGCCGTCGATGTAAAAGGGACAATTTCTGCTGCTAACCGTGTAGCTCGTAGAATATTTTCGGGGAAAATAACAGAAGGTTACTCTCTCCTCGATATCTTTCCTTCCAGGAGATTTCTCAGACCTCTGGCTGAAGGTCAGGCCATAATGGACGTTATCGAGGAAATCGAAGGTCAAAAATACCTCGTCAGCCGCATACCGATTTTCAATGACGATGAAGTCGTAGGCGGAATATATTTCTTTAAAGAAATAGGAGAAGTCCTGGAAGCCGAAAAAGCCGTACGAAGAGTTCTGGCTCGAGGTCTGGTAGCAAAGTATAACTTTTCGGACATAATATACGCAAGCTCCCTTATGAACGATGTCGTTGAAACGGCAAAACAATTCGCCATGACCGACTCAACGGTTTTACTTGTGGGCGAAACCGGCACAGGAAAAGAGCTTTTTGCACACAGTATCCATAACAGCAGTTCCAGAAAGAAGGGTCCCTTTGTCACCGTAAATTGCGCGGCACTCCCTGAAAGCCTTCTTGAAAGCGAACTTTTCGGCTACGAAGAGGGAGCATTTACGGGATCACGCAAAGGAGGTAAGGCTGGTCGATTTGAAATGGCGCACAGGGGCACGATCTTTCTTGATGAAATCGACAGCACGCCTCAACAGGTACAAATTAGACTACTGAGAATCTTACAGGAAAAAGAAGTAATAAGAATCGGTGGAGACCGCAAAATACCCATCGATGTTCGGGTAGTAGCGGCTTCGTCACGCGACTTGATGGATGTGGTAAAAAACGGGACCTTCAGAAGCGACCTTTTCTTCAGGCTTAATGTTCTGAAAATCGAGATCCCGCCACTCAGGCAAAGGCCTGAAGACATCCTGGTACTTCTGGAACATTTCATTCATGTAACGGCGAAGCAGTATGGTTTGAAGGCTGTTACACTTCCGCCACATTTATTAGATCGCCTTATGCGTTACTCATGGCCCGGCAATGTCCGCCAGCTAAGGAACTTTGCGGAAAGGCTTGTATTAACAAGCAACCTACCACTGAAAAATCAAGGTGTCGAAAAGCTGGTAAACGAGCTAATGGCCTCTGATTCAGACCGCCCCCTAACCGGCCCAGAAGCATGTTCCCCTCCCCTATCCACTCATTCGATAATAGATGCTAAAAAGAACGAAATTGAGAAAGCACTCATAAGGAACACTCTGGAACAGTGTCGCTGGAACCGTACTCTCGCCGCCCGCCAGCTTGGAATAAGCCGAACCACACTCTGGAGAAAAATAAAGCTGTTTGGAATCCAGTGCGAATAGCCACCTGGCATAATGTTTGCTCCACCTTTTTGGGCGAATTGAAAAGCTTCTGATTGATGCTCTTTTGTTCCGGCCATAATCGGTCAGTAGAGGGGTTTGGTACAAAGCCGGAGGATGACCATGCAAAGGAGAATCCCGGCCGTCATAATGAGAGGTGGAACCAGTAAAGCCGTTTTCTTCAAAGAATCTCATCTTCCTTCCGACCCTGGAATAAGAGATAAGGTGATTCTGGCTGCTTTTGGAAGCCCTGATCCTTATCGTCGGCAGGTGGACGGGCTGGGTGGTGCAGTATCTACAACCAGTAAAGTCGCTATAATCTCGGTATCATCTGATCCGGCTTATGATGTCGTATATTTATTTGGCCAGGTTAGCATAGATAGACCGCTGGTTGATTACAAAGGAAACTGTGGAAATATCTCCTCTGCTGTAGGGCCCTTCGCCGTTGATGAGGGATTGGTTCCGGTAACAGAACCCGTTACCAAAGTCCGCATTTATCAAAAAAATACAAACAAACTTATAATTGCCGAGGTTCCGGTTCATAACGGCATTTTTAACGAGGAAGGAGATTTTAGCATCCCCGGTGTACCTGGAACGGGATCGAAAATAGCCCTTCGTTTTGTAGATCCAGGTGGCTCGGTAACAGGCGCCCTTTTCCCTACCGGAAACCTGCGGGATACGGTCACCCTCGCCGGGAAAAAATTCGAGGTGACCATTATAGACGCATCCAACCCATGTGTCTTCGTAAAAGCTAAAAGCTTGGGATTAACGGGCGCAGAAAAAGAGGAAATCGAAAACAGTCGAGAGTTGAAAGACCTGATTGAGGCCATACGTGCAAATGCGGCGGTCCGACTTGGTCTTACTTCTACACCCGAGGAGGCGACAGTGTCATGTCAGGCTGTCCCGAAAATCGGCATCGTTTCAGAGCCGATTCCCTACACAACCTGGGCTAATACTCTTGTTGATCCAGAATCTGTGCACCTATGCGCAAGAATGATGTCCATGGGCACGTTGCACGCTTCGTTTCCCGTTTCCGGATCCATAAGTCTGGCGGCCGCCGCACGTATTCAAGGAACCGTAGTTAACGATTGCCTCAAACGCAACCTGCCCGAAGAGGATATCCTCATTGGCCATCCTGGGGGAATCATGCCTGTTGGAGTTTCCATCGATGTAACGCCGGGTTCGCCTCGAGTAACCGAGGCGGTCATTTACCGCACTGCCCGACGTCTGATGGAAGGCTATGTGTTCGTACCGGAAAAGTTCTTCCACGCAGGTTGACCCAAATAACCATAAAAAGGATGGAAGAGAAACACATACATTAAATGAAATATTTTACAGGAATCGAACTCAATTAACTACTTTGGAGAGGGGTGCTTTTTCCTGGTTAGACTTAAGGCCAGGGAAAGTCTTTTCAGGCATGGCCTAAGTATTAAATTACTCCGTCTCTCTGGTGTAATTTCTTTCTCGGGGGTTTCGTCATGAAACTGGATCTACCTTATGGAACAGGAAAGATTGCGGTTCACATCCCCGACGACTCCTGCATAGCCTGGCCTAAAAAAGCACCTCCACTCTTAAACCTGGAAAACGACATCCGGGAAGCCGTACATAATCCCATTGGCACACCAAGGTTAAGGGAAATTGCTCGAGGTAAGAAGGACGCCGTCATCGTAATCAACGATGCTACTCGACCAGCGCCAACCGAGCCGATGCTCACATCGATACTGGAGGAACTGAAAAGTGCGGGCATAAGCGATAAAGACGTTTCAGTTGTAATTGCTTGCGGTAACCACAGACCCGCAACACCCGATGAAATTAGAAGTATCGTAGGAAACGAGTTTGCTGAGAAGCTCAAAATATTAAACCACGTGGCCACAGATACAAAGAATATGGTACTGGTCGGTAAAACGAAGGTGGGTACGCCTGTCTGGATCAATTCCGCAGTTGCTCATGCAAGCATCAAAATCCTGACCGGACTCATAGCCCCTCATCATTCGGCGGGTTACAGTGGTGGCCGCAAGAGTCTGGTACCCGGAGTTGCTGGAATTGAAACAATCAAAGCTCATCACTCCTTTCCTATCAGGCAGTTTGAACCCATGTGCGGGAAACTTGCAGGAAATCCGTTTCACGAAGAAGCAGTACGCATAGCGAGGTTGGTGGGTATCGACTTTATAGTGAATGTGGTTCAAGACGGGTACGGTACCTATGTAGGCGTCGTAGCTGGAGACGTGGAAAAAGCCCACGAAGCGGGTATCGCCATGGGATCAAAGTACTGGAACATCGATCTGCAACACAAATTTCCGATCGTAATAGCTACTCCTGGTGGATATCCCAGGGACATAGATCTGCACCAAGCACAAAAGGCACTTTCCACCGCCGAAATGGCCGCTGTTCCCGGAAGCGTTCTAGTGCTTATTGCAGAATGTAGAGAAGGCCTTGGAAAGTGGAAAGCATCATGGTTACGGGAAGCCACACACCCCAGAGATGTTATTCGCAGATTCGAACACGAGGGTTTCACCGAAGGCCACACGTCCAAGGATTTCATGCTGGCCCGGGCTTTATGTTCCCATCAAATCATTATCTTTTCGAGTTTATCGCCCGACATAGTGCGAAATCTGTTCATGACACCTGCCAGCTCACCTCAGCAGGCAATAGACGAAGCCTTAAAATTGAAGCCTATGGGACCTGTGCTTGTCTTGCCCAAGGCCGTTAACCTCATCCCAAGGGTTAAAAAATGAAAAAAGAGATCTCCAGGGAACTGGGCAAATTTGTTAGTAAGGTCGGTCCCCAGGACCTCCCGCGTAGTGTTTTCACACAGAGCTTGTTTGGCATCACAGACGGTATTGCCGTTATGTTGGCGGGCTGCAGGCAATTCGGTTCCTCTATCGCCCAAATATTGGATGCGCTAGGCGGACGACCGGTTGCGACTGTCATCGGTCTGGGGTATCAAACCTCGGCACCTCTCGCGGCATGGTCGAACGGAATTTTATCTCATCTTCTGGACTACGACGATCTCAGCTTATCAATGGGAGGTCACCCTACGGGGCCTGTCCTTTCGGCAGCGCTGGCTGCAGCTGAAGAAATCGATGCTGACGGCAAAAGTCTTATAACGGCTTATGCCGCAGGCATTGAAGTCATGACCAAGATTGGCTCGGCTCTGTTTGACCGTTTGTACACAAGCGGATGGCACCCTACGTCCGTGCTGGGGGCTTTCGGCGCATGTGCAGCTGCCTCAAACATATGGAAGCTTACCCCTGATCAAACCGCTACTGCCTTAGCTATGGTTGCATCAGCAGCAGGTGGCATCAAAAAAAACTTTGGCACCATGACCAAGGCTCTACACGTTGGAAACGCAGCCTATAACGGGGTGCTATGTGCCATGCTGGCCAGGCGCGGCTGGACCGCGCAGCTTTCTGCTCTGGAGGGGCCAAAAGGACTATTCGACCTAATTTGCGGAAAAAGCTCTTTGGAAGATCACGAACTGATCCACCGATTAGGAAATCCGTGGGACATAGAGGAACCCGGCATATTTCTTAAAAAATATCCATGCTGTGGAAGTATTCACCCTGCCCTGGATGCGCTATTTCAAATCTCAGAGCTACCACGTCCCGGCAAGATCGAAAGGATTCATTGTAAAATTCATCCCGATAAATCTCATATACTTTCCGAAAAAACTCCTCGATCGGGGCTGGAAGCCAAGTTCAATCTTCGGTATTGCCTCGCCTCAGCAATCATCCGCACCGCTGTCTCCCTGGATCATTTTTCAGATGCTGCAGTATCAGACCCGGAAGTTCTCAGCCTGATGGAAAGGATAGAAATTATTCCGGACGAATCGGTAGGTTTATGGGGATCTGAAATCACCATTGAATGTAAGGAAGGTAGGATCGTAACAGGTGTGTGCCATAAACTGGGGGGAATTTTTGACAAAATGACACTTTTACGAAAACTTGAAGATTGTGCGACTTCCATTCTAGGGCAGGAAAAAACGGAACGACTGAAATACGCCTTACAAAACTTGGCCGACCTGCCCAGCGTGAGAGATTTAATGGAAAAAACTGTTTCATAGTTGTCCGATTGGCATTTTAGATAAGATAAGAGGCAGAGAAAATGAGCGGTATAAAATATTTATTGGTATATCTGGCCCTGGGTTCGGTGGGCGGTTACATTGGAGCGAGACTTAAAATTCCTGCGGGCGCCATGATCGGTGCAATGATCGTGGTGATCGGGTTCAAGATAGCAACAAAAGTGGATTGGGCTCTCCCCCGGGGATTTCCCTTCTTTCTACAGATCATGTTGGGTATCACCATTGGCGCATCTTTTCGGATGGAAATGATTCAAGCCCTTACGAAAGTTGCCGTGCCGGTGATTTTGTCCACGCTCATACTGGTACTGGTGGGTATGATCCTTGCCTTTATATTTGCCAGAATGGGAATACTCGACGGTGGAACAGCCTATCTTGGAACAAGCCCCGGAGCCATGAGTCCCTTGATCGTACTCGCCCTTGAAAGTGGGAAAGATCCCACTATAATCACGTGTTTTCACTTTTTCCGTGTGGTCTTTATCATACTAACCATGCCTGCGATTTATCGCTTCTTCTTTGAATGATGGAAAGAACAAAATTGCACAGAAAAGGAGGTCCCATGAAGGAGAAGGTTTGCCTCAGAAACCCTATCGTTGAAATGGATGGCGACGAAATGACAAGAATACTGTGGAAAATGGTTAAAGAAACACTTATTTTCCCGTACATTGACATATCTCTTGAATACTATGATCTTGGAATACAGCATCGTGACGAAACGGATGACAAGGTTACTCTGGATGCAGCCAAAGCTGTTGAGAAACATAAAGTTGGTGTCAAATGCGCAACCATCACACCAAATGCTGAGAGAGTCAAAGAATACAACCTCAAAAGAGAATACAAAAGCCCCAACGCAACAATTAGGGGTTACCTAGATGGAACGGTTTTCAGAACGCCAATAATGGTTGAAAAAATACCGCCTGCAGTAAGGAATTGGAAAAAACCCATCACTATTGCCCGCCACGCATACGGAGATGTTTACCGTAACGCAGAACTCCGTGTACCCGAACCCGGTACTGCCGAACTGGTTTTTAGATCACATTCAGGACGGGTGGAAACCCTTAAGATAGCTGATTTTGACGGGCCGGGAGTTATACAGGGTATTCACAATACCGATGCTTCCATTCGCAGCTTTGCACGGGCCTGTTTTATTTTCGGGCTGGACAGAAGTCTAGATGTTTGGTTTGCTACTAAAGACACGATTTCCAAAACCTACGACGCTCGATTTAAAGAAATTTTCGAAGAAGAATTTGAAACTTTTCGGGCTCGGTTTGAAGAGAAAGGTATTTCCTACTTTTACACGCTTATCGATGATGCCGTCGCTCGCATAATAAAATCCGAAGGTGGGGTCCTCTGGGCCTGCAAGAATTACGACGGTGACGTGATGAGCGATATGGTGGCATCTGCCTGTGGCAGCCTGGCCATGATGACCTCAGTACTCGTTTCACCACAGGGCTGTTTTGTATATGAAGCAGCCCATGGCACGGTACAACGCCATTATTACAGATATCTCAAAGGCGAAAAAACATCCACAAATCCCATGGCCCTTATATTTGCATGGACAGGCGCCATTCGCAAAAGAGGAGAGTTGGACGGGGTAGCCGAAGCTGTCCGCTTTGCCGATGCGCTTGAACAAGCTGCATGCCAGACCATCGAAGCCGGAATCATGACAGGAGATCTGGCGGCCATTGCCCCACCTTTTCCCGAAAAACGAAGTGTCGATTCGGAAACATTTCTCGAAGCGA
This Thermodesulforhabdus norvegica DNA region includes the following protein-coding sequences:
- a CDS encoding Bug family tripartite tricarboxylate transporter substrate binding protein, translated to MCKKKVWALVVAFITAFGLVTSANAEVDFSGKTIKWIIPFSVGGGSDVWARLYAPYLQKYLPGNPTIVIKNMPGGGSIVGANYFHERARPDGLTIFGSSGSTTFPYLLGNSKVKYDFSKYHIVLASSTGGVVYINPDLGVKSAADLKGFKKELVYASQGVTSLDLVPLLAFDMLGLNVKAVFGYKGRGAGRVAFEQGEVNIDYQTSTAYIENVRPLVEMKKAIPLMTWGVLDEEGNIVRDPIEPDLPCFPEVYEMVHGKKPSGPAWEAWKAFFVAGFAVQKAVWLPEKTPAEIVAVWREAAKKTIEDPEFQKVIEKNLGGYKQYYGEKAAKAFQSVLDVPPESKAWVLKWIKDKYGVTVD
- the tcuB gene encoding tricarballylate utilization 4Fe-4S protein TcuB; this translates as MLSDPYKEAERVLTICNACRYCEGFCAVFPAMELRRTFSREDIIYLANLCHNCRDCYYACQYAPPHPFNVNFPRVMAQLRMTTYKSCVWPSWTGFFLGKWGVLLSISVVVASIAFFGLLGFIWGNTPESLDTKAGLFYSVVPYPLIILLFSLLAMWAIFGIVKGVRNLWAAMGGSAGAWNSLTLHARALKNALTLEFLGGRGVGCNYPAEEFSMKRRYLHHAVFYGFLLCFGATTAAFYYHHVLGIAGPYSWFSLPVVLGTVGGFAILVGTSGLVYLKYRIDSNPSDRKSTIHDLFMLALLFLIAFSGIFLLLLRGTVLMGLLLTVHLGLVAGLFFLTPCSKFIHGIYRYAALLKNAEEFPKGF
- a CDS encoding sigma 54-interacting transcriptional regulator, which gives rise to MKQKPLKLGVFASSDSLMKAILDVREEYEDIDFLISGKSLDDALEEGQKMIRQGVEAIISRRGTAHLLRQHLKVPIVSLPHFTVELIASLRKASAYGRKVLLPCFGDDLIDLGTLSKLLNIEIVQGYYTDKKSLFRSVEWGKQQGCSVALGGNRTREAAQAVGLPFVEIAVSHEEVRAAIENARSVAISNRAYRTLASHYQGILDAASEGIIAVDVKGTISAANRVARRIFSGKITEGYSLLDIFPSRRFLRPLAEGQAIMDVIEEIEGQKYLVSRIPIFNDDEVVGGIYFFKEIGEVLEAEKAVRRVLARGLVAKYNFSDIIYASSLMNDVVETAKQFAMTDSTVLLVGETGTGKELFAHSIHNSSSRKKGPFVTVNCAALPESLLESELFGYEEGAFTGSRKGGKAGRFEMAHRGTIFLDEIDSTPQQVQIRLLRILQEKEVIRIGGDRKIPIDVRVVAASSRDLMDVVKNGTFRSDLFFRLNVLKIEIPPLRQRPEDILVLLEHFIHVTAKQYGLKAVTLPPHLLDRLMRYSWPGNVRQLRNFAERLVLTSNLPLKNQGVEKLVNELMASDSDRPLTGPEACSPPLSTHSIIDAKKNEIEKALIRNTLEQCRWNRTLAARQLGISRTTLWRKIKLFGIQCE
- a CDS encoding 2-methylaconitate cis-trans isomerase PrpF family protein, which encodes MQRRIPAVIMRGGTSKAVFFKESHLPSDPGIRDKVILAAFGSPDPYRRQVDGLGGAVSTTSKVAIISVSSDPAYDVVYLFGQVSIDRPLVDYKGNCGNISSAVGPFAVDEGLVPVTEPVTKVRIYQKNTNKLIIAEVPVHNGIFNEEGDFSIPGVPGTGSKIALRFVDPGGSVTGALFPTGNLRDTVTLAGKKFEVTIIDASNPCVFVKAKSLGLTGAEKEEIENSRELKDLIEAIRANAAVRLGLTSTPEEATVSCQAVPKIGIVSEPIPYTTWANTLVDPESVHLCARMMSMGTLHASFPVSGSISLAAAARIQGTVVNDCLKRNLPEEDILIGHPGGIMPVGVSIDVTPGSPRVTEAVIYRTARRLMEGYVFVPEKFFHAG
- the larA gene encoding nickel-dependent lactate racemase translates to MKLDLPYGTGKIAVHIPDDSCIAWPKKAPPLLNLENDIREAVHNPIGTPRLREIARGKKDAVIVINDATRPAPTEPMLTSILEELKSAGISDKDVSVVIACGNHRPATPDEIRSIVGNEFAEKLKILNHVATDTKNMVLVGKTKVGTPVWINSAVAHASIKILTGLIAPHHSAGYSGGRKSLVPGVAGIETIKAHHSFPIRQFEPMCGKLAGNPFHEEAVRIARLVGIDFIVNVVQDGYGTYVGVVAGDVEKAHEAGIAMGSKYWNIDLQHKFPIVIATPGGYPRDIDLHQAQKALSTAEMAAVPGSVLVLIAECREGLGKWKASWLREATHPRDVIRRFEHEGFTEGHTSKDFMLARALCSHQIIIFSSLSPDIVRNLFMTPASSPQQAIDEALKLKPMGPVLVLPKAVNLIPRVKK
- the tcuA gene encoding FAD-dependent tricarballylate dehydrogenase TcuA, with the protein product MTHRPFETKNYDVIVAGGGNAALCAAMTAREAGADVLLLESAPGWCRGGNSRHTRNIRYVHASANDYLTGPYSEEEFFEDLMAVTGGHTDEELARLTIKRSRDLGRWMEAHGCRFQPAMRGTLHLSRTNAFFLGGGKALVNAYYRKARQLGVEILTCAEAVDLEIEDGLFRRLHVRIDNLVRPIEARSLVVATGGFQANKEWIKEYWGEAADRFVIRGTPYNRGRMLKALLKHGAVPVGDPTQCHAVAVDARAPEFDGGIVTRLDCITFGIVVNREAKRFYDEGEDFWPKRYAIWGRLVAQQPDQIAYAIIDAKALDLFMPSVFPPITAETVENLGEKLGIDPKALKLTVDQFNAAVEERDFDPARLDNCVARGISPPKSHWARRIDRPPFYAYPLRPGITFTYLGVKVDASARVVGPDGPFPNIFAAGEIMAGNILGRGYLAGFGMTIGTVFGIEAGKEAVRYVIRSLQRS